A genomic segment from Truepera sp. encodes:
- a CDS encoding SHOCT domain-containing protein — translation MMGYHGWGWGMGAGGFGMIILWILGILAIIWVVREVGAGRLFPRSGGDQRSTPSQDSALAILRDRYARGEIDEDEFERRKRSLLSGKPE, via the coding sequence ATGATGGGGTACCACGGTTGGGGTTGGGGTATGGGCGCTGGGGGCTTCGGGATGATCATCCTCTGGATCCTCGGCATCCTCGCGATCATCTGGGTCGTTCGTGAGGTGGGAGCCGGGAGGCTCTTCCCCCGCAGCGGCGGCGATCAGCGCAGCACCCCGTCGCAGGATTCCGCGCTCGCCATCCTTCGTGACCGCTACGCACGCGGCGAGATCGACGAGGACGAGTTCGAGCGGCGCAAGCGGAGCCTATTGTCAGGGAAGCCGGAATGA
- a CDS encoding cytochrome c — protein MARKPKKRGAPRWMTLALVLGVGGVAAIAIYSQFGAGGASPPTYPTYSAEQVALGEQAFQANCATCHGVTGAGDARAGVPALNGSMHAWHHPDSQIAGLIRQGGMVMPAIGPDWSDEQITAVLAYIKEWWQPQQRATQARISGG, from the coding sequence TTGGCACGAAAGCCTAAGAAGCGCGGTGCCCCGCGCTGGATGACCCTTGCCCTGGTGCTGGGCGTGGGCGGCGTCGCCGCTATCGCGATCTACTCCCAATTCGGTGCGGGTGGCGCCTCACCGCCCACGTACCCCACCTACTCGGCCGAGCAGGTTGCGCTGGGGGAGCAGGCCTTCCAAGCGAACTGTGCGACGTGCCACGGCGTCACGGGCGCCGGCGACGCACGTGCCGGCGTCCCCGCCTTGAACGGCAGCATGCACGCCTGGCACCATCCCGACAGCCAGATCGCCGGCCTGATCCGCCAGGGAGGCATGGTCATGCCCGCCATCGGCCCGGATTGGAGCGACGAGCAGATCACCGCCGTGCTGGCCTACATCAAGGAGTGGTGGCAGCCCCAACAGCGAGCCACACAGGCGCGCATCTCGGGCGGCTGA
- a CDS encoding HAMP domain-containing sensor histidine kinase, with amino-acid sequence MTRAPKSSLYWRLLPAYLLVIVVGAGTTFLAGEALAPFFLQRHVDDMMGTLQAGGTQSFDVMAADLEAGFRRALTRSLLWALLASAVAAGVVGLYVTRRLVRPLRALTHASRRIAGGQYSQRLGGGAPGEIGELAAAFNVMAETLERSEERRVQLMADVAHEFRTPLSNLRGYLEGLEDGVFKPEELAAPARRQVQRLERLADDLSLLSRVETGQVLLNFAQADASALLVTVADAFRPRAETKGLELEVRAMPNVSVWADAERTDQVLTNLVANALRFTPSGGRITLAVTALPDGHARFEVSDTGAGIPPDQLGMVFNRFFRGDQARAQQEGGGSGIGLTLAKQFVERQGGEIGVSSRVGQGSSFWFTLPMEPGPR; translated from the coding sequence ATGACCAGAGCACCCAAGTCGAGCCTCTACTGGCGGCTGCTGCCCGCCTACTTGCTCGTCATCGTGGTCGGCGCCGGCACCACGTTCCTGGCGGGCGAGGCCCTGGCGCCCTTCTTCTTGCAGCGGCATGTGGACGACATGATGGGAACGCTGCAAGCTGGCGGCACACAGTCGTTCGACGTCATGGCCGCGGATCTGGAGGCGGGCTTTCGCCGCGCCCTCACGCGGTCACTGCTGTGGGCGCTGTTGGCGTCCGCAGTCGCGGCCGGCGTCGTCGGGTTGTACGTCACCCGGCGGCTGGTTAGGCCCCTGCGCGCCCTCACGCACGCCAGCCGCCGCATCGCCGGTGGGCAGTACAGCCAGCGGCTCGGTGGCGGGGCTCCTGGCGAGATCGGCGAGTTGGCCGCTGCGTTCAACGTCATGGCGGAGACGCTGGAGCGTAGCGAGGAGCGCCGCGTGCAACTGATGGCCGACGTGGCGCACGAGTTCCGCACCCCCCTGTCGAACTTGCGCGGTTACTTGGAGGGCCTCGAGGACGGGGTGTTCAAGCCCGAGGAGCTGGCGGCGCCGGCGCGGCGGCAGGTACAGCGGCTCGAGAGGCTCGCCGACGACCTGAGCCTGCTGTCGCGCGTCGAGACCGGCCAGGTGCTGTTGAATTTCGCCCAGGCGGACGCTTCCGCCCTCCTGGTCACGGTAGCCGACGCCTTCCGGCCCCGCGCCGAAACCAAGGGCCTGGAACTCGAGGTGCGTGCCATGCCGAACGTCAGCGTTTGGGCCGACGCTGAGCGCACGGACCAGGTGCTGACGAACCTCGTTGCCAACGCCCTGCGGTTCACGCCGTCGGGCGGCCGCATCACCCTCGCCGTCACCGCGCTGCCGGACGGGCACGCCCGCTTCGAGGTGAGCGACACCGGCGCGGGCATCCCCCCGGACCAGCTTGGCATGGTGTTCAACCGCTTCTTCCGCGGGGACCAGGCGCGCGCCCAGCAGGAAGGCGGTGGCAGCGGCATCGGCCTCACGCTGGCCAAGCAGTTCGTCGAGCGTCAGGGTGGGGAGATCGGGGTCAGCAGCCGCGTCGGGCAGGGCAGCAGCTTCTGGTTCACGCTTCCGATGGAGCCAGGGCCGAGGTAG
- a CDS encoding response regulator transcription factor translates to MSRILVVEDDRDAAQVVSAYLTREGYEVTVVHDGAAGLQLALQTPPALIVLDWMLPGLGGPEFITALRREQRTPIIMLTARSEESDRIVGLELGADDYVVKPFSPRELVARVRAVLRRSRASESEAGDAVEHRGLRVDPLQRQATFGGRAVDLTTLEFDLLYALVRAPGRVFSRNDLIDRVWGPDFAGVDRVVDVHISNLRQKLASVGADTLLVTVRGVGYKVG, encoded by the coding sequence ATGAGCCGCATCCTGGTGGTGGAGGACGACAGGGACGCCGCGCAGGTGGTGAGCGCCTATCTCACGCGCGAGGGTTACGAGGTCACCGTGGTTCACGACGGGGCCGCCGGCCTACAGCTGGCGCTCCAAACGCCGCCGGCCCTGATCGTGCTCGACTGGATGCTGCCGGGCCTGGGTGGGCCCGAGTTCATCACCGCTTTACGGCGCGAGCAGCGCACGCCCATCATCATGCTCACGGCCCGTAGCGAGGAGAGCGACCGCATCGTGGGGTTGGAGCTGGGCGCCGACGATTACGTGGTCAAGCCGTTCAGTCCCCGCGAGCTGGTGGCACGCGTGCGGGCGGTGTTGCGGCGGAGCCGGGCGAGCGAGTCGGAGGCGGGAGACGCGGTCGAGCACCGCGGTCTGCGAGTCGACCCGCTTCAGCGCCAGGCCACCTTCGGCGGGCGCGCCGTCGACCTCACGACCCTCGAGTTCGACCTGCTATACGCCCTCGTGCGTGCGCCGGGCCGCGTCTTCAGCCGCAACGACCTGATCGACCGCGTGTGGGGGCCCGATTTCGCCGGCGTCGACCGGGTGGTCGACGTGCACATCTCCAACCTGCGCCAGAAGCTGGCCAGCGTCGGCGCCGACACGTTGCTGGTCACGGTCCGCGGCGTCGGCTACAAGGTGGGCTAG
- a CDS encoding DUF411 domain-containing protein, giving the protein MLTLAPLLVLVVTAMLVLATRPALATASLEGVQVSVTKSPLCGCCEDYIAILRGRGVDVEVIDTEDIAGAKLAFGVPPSAWSCHTTQVGGYAVEGHVPLEAVERLLSERPKVDGIALAGMPAGSPGMNGTKTAPFQVVAFDARGVRAFGDY; this is encoded by the coding sequence ATGTTGACGCTTGCGCCCCTCCTGGTCCTGGTGGTCACCGCCATGCTGGTTCTGGCCACCCGGCCGGCACTGGCGACGGCGTCACTCGAGGGCGTGCAGGTGAGCGTGACCAAGTCGCCCCTGTGCGGCTGCTGCGAGGACTACATCGCCATCTTGCGCGGGCGCGGCGTGGACGTCGAGGTGATCGACACCGAAGACATCGCCGGCGCGAAGCTCGCGTTTGGCGTGCCGCCTAGCGCCTGGAGTTGCCACACCACCCAGGTGGGCGGCTACGCCGTCGAGGGCCACGTCCCCCTCGAGGCCGTCGAGCGCCTCCTAAGTGAACGACCCAAGGTTGACGGCATCGCGCTAGCCGGCATGCCCGCGGGCTCCCCCGGCATGAACGGCACCAAGACCGCGCCATTCCAGGTCGTCGCCTTCGACGCGAGGGGCGTACGCGCCTTCGGCGACTACTAG
- a CDS encoding copper-translocating P-type ATPase, translating to MNHSNHDHSNHEEASSAEPSHDAHDAHAEQAHGAHDSRAEQAHDAHNGHGDQGGHDKHAGHSPEMFRDRFWFSLVLTLPILYFSEQVQQILGYRAVSFPGSEWVNPLLGTVLFFYGGLVFLQGARHELADRKPGMMTLISLAITVAYAYSMAVVLGVPGMPFFWELATLIAIMLLGHWLEMASVQGASRALENLASLVPNTAHRLTNGATEEVPVADLRHGDHILVRPGEQLAADGIVLEGRSSVNESFLTGESRPVPKEEGDEVVAGAVNGEGALTVEVSRTGGETTLSQIQRLVAEAQSSRSRYQNLADRAAGWLFFIALGAGLLTFVVWLLVTNDLQQAVTRSVTVLIIACPHALGLAIPLVIVNATAMSAANGILVRNREAFERARNIGIVAFDKTGTLTEGAFGVSAVHADGLGEREALGIMAALETRSEHPLAQAVVEEARAREVSVPDSGDFEVVAGKGVRGRIDGVTYSVGRPEWIAEQGLDFPPALRSALEEAEARGESAIALMNEERALAVVGLADRVRQSAKATIRGLKAAGVEPVMITGDAEAVAATVARELGIERYYARVLPGDKATKVRELQRTAPTAFVGDGINDAPALLEADLGIAIGAGTNVAIESADLVLVDDDPADVLAALKLSRATYRKMIQNLAWATGYNAIALPLAAGVLAWAGFLLSPAVGALLMSLSTIVVAINAMTLRRTKLHA from the coding sequence GTGAACCACTCGAACCACGATCACTCGAACCACGAAGAAGCTTCCAGCGCCGAGCCATCCCATGACGCTCACGATGCGCACGCGGAGCAGGCCCACGGAGCTCACGATTCACGCGCCGAGCAAGCCCACGACGCTCACAACGGCCACGGGGACCAAGGAGGTCACGACAAGCACGCGGGGCACTCGCCCGAGATGTTCCGCGACCGCTTCTGGTTCTCGCTCGTCCTGACGCTGCCGATCCTCTACTTCAGCGAACAGGTCCAGCAGATCCTCGGTTACCGGGCCGTCAGTTTCCCCGGTAGCGAGTGGGTCAACCCGCTGCTCGGAACCGTCCTCTTCTTCTACGGCGGCCTGGTCTTCTTGCAGGGAGCGCGTCACGAGCTCGCCGACCGTAAGCCAGGCATGATGACGTTGATCAGCCTGGCCATCACCGTCGCCTACGCCTACAGCATGGCCGTGGTGCTCGGTGTTCCGGGCATGCCGTTCTTCTGGGAGCTAGCCACCCTCATCGCCATCATGCTGCTCGGGCATTGGCTCGAGATGGCCAGCGTGCAGGGCGCGTCGCGGGCACTCGAGAATCTGGCGTCGCTGGTGCCGAACACCGCCCACCGCTTGACCAACGGCGCCACCGAAGAAGTGCCCGTGGCCGACCTGCGGCATGGTGATCACATCCTGGTGCGGCCCGGCGAGCAGTTGGCCGCCGACGGCATCGTGCTCGAGGGGCGCAGCAGCGTCAACGAATCGTTCCTGACCGGCGAGTCGCGTCCAGTCCCCAAGGAAGAGGGTGACGAGGTCGTGGCAGGCGCCGTGAACGGTGAGGGCGCCCTGACGGTGGAGGTCTCCCGCACCGGCGGCGAGACGACCCTGTCGCAGATCCAGCGCCTGGTGGCGGAGGCGCAATCGTCGCGCAGCCGCTACCAGAACCTCGCCGACCGCGCCGCCGGTTGGCTCTTCTTCATCGCTCTGGGGGCAGGCCTCTTGACGTTCGTCGTGTGGCTCTTGGTCACCAACGACCTGCAACAGGCCGTCACCCGGAGCGTGACCGTGCTGATCATCGCCTGCCCTCACGCCCTCGGCCTCGCCATCCCCCTCGTGATCGTCAACGCCACGGCCATGAGCGCCGCCAACGGCATCCTGGTGCGCAACCGCGAGGCGTTCGAGCGCGCCCGCAACATCGGCATCGTCGCCTTCGACAAGACCGGCACCCTCACCGAGGGCGCGTTCGGCGTGAGCGCCGTACACGCCGACGGCTTAGGCGAACGAGAGGCCTTGGGCATCATGGCGGCCCTCGAGACCCGCAGCGAACACCCGCTCGCCCAGGCCGTCGTCGAGGAGGCCCGAGCCCGCGAGGTCAGCGTGCCCGACTCGGGCGACTTCGAGGTCGTGGCCGGCAAGGGCGTGCGCGGCCGCATCGACGGCGTCACGTACTCCGTCGGCCGGCCGGAATGGATCGCGGAGCAGGGCCTCGACTTCCCGCCCGCCTTACGTAGCGCCCTGGAGGAGGCCGAGGCGCGCGGCGAGAGCGCCATCGCCCTCATGAACGAAGAGCGCGCCCTCGCTGTGGTCGGGTTGGCAGACCGCGTGCGGCAGAGCGCGAAAGCCACCATCCGCGGCCTCAAGGCTGCGGGCGTGGAGCCCGTGATGATCACCGGCGACGCCGAGGCGGTGGCTGCCACGGTGGCGCGCGAGCTGGGCATCGAGCGCTACTACGCGCGCGTCCTGCCGGGCGACAAGGCCACCAAGGTCCGCGAACTGCAGCGCACCGCCCCCACCGCCTTCGTGGGCGACGGCATCAACGACGCTCCCGCCCTGCTCGAGGCCGACCTCGGCATCGCCATCGGCGCCGGCACCAACGTCGCCATCGAGTCTGCCGACCTGGTACTGGTGGACGACGATCCCGCCGATGTGCTCGCCGCCCTCAAGCTCTCGCGCGCCACCTACCGCAAGATGATCCAGAACCTCGCTTGGGCCACCGGCTACAACGCCATCGCCCTGCCGCTAGCCGCCGGCGTGCTCGCCTGGGCCGGCTTCCTGCTCTCACCAGCCGTAGGTGCCCTGCTGATGAGCCTCTCGACGATCGTGGTGGCCATAAACGCCATGACGCTCAGGCGCACCAAGCTGCACGCCTGA
- the merA gene encoding mercury(II) reductase codes for MANDEWFDYDLVIIGTGGAGMATAIRGDELGARVAIVEGGEEVGGTCVNVGCIPSKLLIEAAASYHEARTCLPGATADASQSVWELALARKRAVVGKLRQEKYLDVLPFYAGVSLLRGRAELLGAGRVRVGDEELGARKVVIATGATPAMPPIPGLAEAGALTSTSAMEIEKLPASMIVLGAGAIGLELGQMFARFGVTVNVLDVAPRILPSEDPELSRVLADALTEEGLTLRTSVRVTRVARHEAGYRVEVERGGARETLRAEQLLVATGRRANTSGLGLDRAGVELDEQGFVRVDEFMRTSNPDVFAAGDVTGGPQFVYVAAAGGGIAAQAALADGMGRGAAQLDLSVTPRVVFTDPQLAAVGLTEAEARAVGREPTVVTLPVAAMSRAVVSGRDRGLIKLVAEVGSNHLLGAHVVSANAGDIIGEATLAVRFGLTTDDLVTTLHPYLTWAEGLKLAAQTSSKDVAKLSCCA; via the coding sequence ATGGCTAATGACGAGTGGTTCGACTACGACCTAGTGATCATCGGCACGGGTGGGGCGGGCATGGCTACCGCCATTCGCGGCGACGAGCTCGGCGCGCGCGTAGCCATCGTCGAGGGCGGCGAGGAGGTGGGCGGCACCTGCGTCAACGTCGGCTGCATTCCCTCGAAGCTGCTTATCGAGGCGGCCGCTAGTTACCACGAGGCCCGCACGTGCCTCCCAGGTGCCACGGCCGATGCGTCGCAGAGCGTGTGGGAACTGGCGCTCGCGCGTAAACGAGCCGTGGTAGGGAAGCTTCGGCAGGAGAAGTACCTCGACGTGCTGCCGTTCTACGCGGGAGTGTCGCTCCTGCGTGGCCGGGCCGAGCTGCTTGGCGCCGGCCGCGTGCGGGTCGGGGACGAGGAGCTGGGGGCGCGCAAGGTGGTGATCGCCACCGGCGCCACGCCCGCCATGCCGCCCATCCCGGGCCTGGCTGAGGCGGGCGCCCTGACCAGCACAAGCGCGATGGAGATCGAGAAGCTGCCGGCGTCGATGATCGTGCTCGGTGCTGGAGCAATCGGCTTGGAGCTCGGCCAGATGTTCGCGCGGTTCGGTGTGACGGTCAACGTGCTCGACGTCGCCCCGCGAATCTTGCCGAGCGAGGATCCCGAACTCTCGCGGGTGCTCGCGGACGCTCTCACGGAGGAGGGCCTGACTTTGCGGACGAGTGTGCGGGTTACGCGTGTTGCTCGCCACGAAGCGGGTTACCGGGTGGAGGTCGAGCGCGGCGGCGCGCGGGAGACGTTGCGAGCCGAGCAGCTCTTGGTGGCAACCGGCCGCCGAGCCAACACGAGCGGCCTAGGCTTGGACCGCGCGGGGGTGGAGCTGGACGAGCAAGGGTTCGTGCGGGTGGATGAGTTCATGCGCACATCGAACCCCGATGTGTTCGCCGCCGGCGACGTCACCGGCGGCCCCCAGTTCGTTTACGTCGCTGCCGCGGGCGGTGGGATCGCCGCGCAGGCCGCCCTCGCCGACGGCATGGGGCGCGGGGCGGCCCAGCTTGATTTGAGCGTAACGCCGCGCGTGGTCTTCACCGATCCGCAACTCGCAGCCGTGGGGTTGACGGAGGCCGAAGCGCGGGCGGTGGGGCGTGAGCCTACTGTGGTTACGCTCCCCGTCGCGGCGATGTCGCGCGCGGTCGTGTCCGGCCGGGACCGCGGGCTCATCAAGCTGGTGGCCGAGGTTGGTAGCAATCACCTACTCGGGGCGCACGTCGTGTCCGCGAACGCCGGCGATATCATCGGCGAGGCGACGCTGGCCGTGCGCTTCGGCCTGACGACGGATGATCTTGTCACCACGCTCCATCCCTACCTGACGTGGGCGGAAGGCTTGAAGTTGGCAGCGCAAACCTCCAGCAAGGACGTGGCCAAACTCTCCTGCTGTGCGTGA
- a CDS encoding MerR family DNA-binding protein: MATIGQLAQRTRESVKTLRYWTDSGLLEADRGANGYRYYGDEAITRVEFIRSAQALGLTLREIGDVLQARNQDGPPCPAVRAVLARHLHAVRDRLAQLRRLEEELAARVKWAEEHPKPACESEGCVYLAEPAASHHHRAA; the protein is encoded by the coding sequence ATGGCGACCATCGGGCAGTTGGCTCAGCGCACGCGCGAGTCCGTCAAGACCCTGCGCTACTGGACGGATTCTGGACTGTTGGAAGCCGATCGTGGTGCGAACGGCTACCGCTACTACGGCGACGAGGCCATTACCCGCGTGGAGTTCATCCGCAGCGCACAGGCGCTCGGTTTGACGTTGAGGGAGATCGGTGACGTTCTTCAGGCTCGCAATCAGGATGGCCCTCCATGCCCAGCGGTTCGAGCGGTTCTGGCTCGACACCTGCACGCCGTCCGAGACCGCCTCGCGCAGCTGCGCCGGTTGGAGGAGGAGCTAGCCGCCCGGGTGAAGTGGGCGGAAGAGCACCCGAAGCCTGCTTGCGAAAGCGAGGGTTGCGTGTACCTTGCCGAGCCGGCCGCGTCCCATCACCACCGGGCAGCTTGA
- a CDS encoding nucleoside triphosphate pyrophosphohydrolase family protein, giving the protein MTLDEYQASARSLAVYPRHARILYPALKLAGEAGEVTEKLGKLMRDEGYQAGQELTQEQNQGLVKELGDVLWYVANLAADLGVSLESVGETNLAKLRSRKERGVITGSGDDR; this is encoded by the coding sequence ATGACCCTCGACGAGTATCAGGCCAGCGCCCGCTCTTTGGCCGTCTACCCACGGCACGCCCGCATCCTCTACCCCGCCCTTAAGCTCGCAGGCGAGGCGGGCGAGGTGACGGAGAAGCTCGGGAAGCTCATGCGAGACGAAGGCTACCAGGCGGGCCAGGAGCTTACCCAGGAGCAGAACCAGGGCCTGGTGAAGGAGTTGGGTGACGTGCTCTGGTACGTGGCGAACCTGGCCGCCGACCTGGGCGTCAGCTTGGAAAGCGTGGGCGAGACGAACCTCGCGAAGCTGCGAAGCCGCAAGGAGCGCGGCGTGATCACCGGGAGTGGCGACGACCGTTAG
- a CDS encoding DUF488 domain-containing protein codes for MLKIKRAYETAAASDGTRVLVDRIWPRGVSKDEADIDWWAKEVAPSTELRKWFGHDPERWAEFQKRYKQELKGNAELERLKAMTKKGDVTLVYSAKDEEHNQARVIYDLLKA; via the coding sequence ATGTTGAAGATCAAGAGAGCCTACGAGACTGCTGCCGCCAGCGACGGTACTCGCGTCCTGGTCGACAGGATCTGGCCCCGCGGGGTCAGCAAGGACGAGGCGGACATCGACTGGTGGGCGAAGGAAGTGGCCCCCAGCACCGAGCTCCGCAAGTGGTTCGGGCACGACCCCGAGCGCTGGGCGGAGTTCCAGAAGCGTTACAAGCAGGAACTCAAGGGAAACGCCGAGCTGGAGCGCCTCAAGGCCATGACGAAGAAGGGCGACGTTACCCTCGTCTACAGCGCCAAGGACGAGGAGCACAACCAGGCGCGCGTGATCTACGACCTGCTCAAGGCCTGA
- a CDS encoding NADPH-dependent FMN reductase — protein sequence MNAKVAVLVGSLRTDSLNRRLAFALERHAPGDWEFEHANLAGLPLYDDDLLANSPQSVRDFKGVIAGADAVMIVSPEYNRSMPGVLKNAIDWASRPKAENVFAHKPTMIAGASTGRVGTAVMQAHLRTSLAYLDAPTLGQPEAYITFDPPDLISADGTVTVPGTDEFLARVMQRFEAWLDGVRG from the coding sequence ATGAACGCCAAGGTAGCGGTCCTGGTGGGCAGCCTACGAACGGACTCACTCAACCGGCGGCTCGCGTTCGCACTCGAGCGCCATGCACCGGGGGACTGGGAGTTCGAGCATGCCAACCTCGCCGGCCTGCCGCTCTACGACGACGACCTGCTGGCCAACAGCCCACAGAGCGTGAGGGACTTCAAGGGCGTGATCGCCGGGGCCGACGCCGTCATGATCGTGTCGCCCGAATACAACCGCTCGATGCCGGGCGTGCTCAAGAACGCCATCGACTGGGCCTCCAGGCCCAAGGCCGAGAACGTGTTCGCTCACAAGCCGACGATGATCGCCGGCGCCTCGACCGGCCGCGTGGGCACGGCCGTGATGCAGGCGCACCTGCGCACCAGCCTGGCGTACCTGGACGCCCCGACGCTGGGCCAACCCGAGGCGTACATCACCTTCGACCCGCCCGACCTCATAAGCGCCGACGGCACCGTCACTGTGCCCGGCACCGACGAGTTCCTGGCGCGAGTGATGCAGCGCTTCGAGGCCTGGCTTGACGGCGTTCGCGGCTGA